In a genomic window of Phyllostomus discolor isolate MPI-MPIP mPhyDis1 chromosome 5, mPhyDis1.pri.v3, whole genome shotgun sequence:
- the ZNF32 gene encoding zinc finger protein 32 has translation MFGFPTATLLDCHGRYAQNVAFFNVMTEAHHKYDHSEATGSSNLDFQNSFRREKLEQKSPDFKALQEDPPGVKQRVYECQECGKSFRQKGSLTLHERIHTGQKPFECTHCGKSFRAKGNLVTHQRIHTGEKPYQCKECGKSFSQRGSLAVHERLHTGQKPYECAICQRSFRNQSNLAVHRRVHSGEKPYRCDQCGKAFSQKGSLIVHIRVHTGLKPYACVQCRKSFHTRGNCILHGKIHTGETPYLCGQCGKSFTQRGSLAVHQRTCSQRLTL, from the exons ATGTTTGGCTTTCCAACAGCTACCCTGCTGGACTGTCATGGAAGATATGCACAGAATGTAGCATTTTTCA ATGTGATGACAGAGGCCCACCACAAATATGATCACTCTGAGGCCACAGGATCCTCAAACTTGGATTTCCAGAATTCTTTCAGAAGAGAGAAGCTGGAACAAAAATCCCCAGATTTTAAGGCACTGCAGGAAGATCCACCTGGAGTGAAACAGAGGGTCTATGAGTGCCAGGAATGTGGAAAATCCTTCAGGCAAAAGGGTAGTCTAACATTACATGAGAGAATCCACACTGGTCAAAAGCCCTTTGAGTGTACCCATTGTGGAAAAAGCTTCAGGGCCAAAGGCAATCTTGTTACACATCAGCGAAtacacacaggagagaagccctatcaGTGCAAGGAGTGTGGGAAAAGCTTTAGTCAACGAGGTAGTCTGGCTGTTCATGAAAGACTCCACACTGGacagaaaccctatgaatgtgcTATTTGTCAGAGAAGTTTCAGGAACCAGAGTAACCTTGCTGTTCATAGAAGAGTTCACAGTGGTGAGAAGCCCTATAGGTGTGATCAGTGTGGAAAAGCCTTCAGTCAGAAAGGAAGCTTAATTGTTCACATCAGAGTCCACACAGGCCTGAAACCATATGCCTGCGTACAATGCAGGAAGAGTTTCCATACCAGGGGAAATTGTATCCTACATGGCAAAATCCACACAGGAGAGACACCATATCTATGTGGCCAATGTGGGAAAAGCTTCACTCAGAGAGGAAGTCTGGCAGTGCACCAGCGAACCTGCTCACAAAGGCTCACCCTTTAA